The following coding sequences are from one Thermostaphylospora chromogena window:
- a CDS encoding RDD family protein — translation MSDVVTGEAVVVEVRVAGMPSRCLALMIDILAQGAILLGFAFVAANVPAFADSALSAMLALLFVVLTLVGYPVIFETLTRGKSLGKLALGLRVVSDDGGPERFRQALFRALASVVEIWITSGAVAFIASLVSERGKRLGDVFAGTLVISDRAPRTGDTLITMPPQLASWARRLELSRLPAEVAGTARQYLIRWHDLAPAVREEMGARIAAQTASYVSPPPPPGVPPHAYLSAVLAERRRREEERLARQAADARGAVPTAVSYASGAPYAPGTLGPGVPVPGRSAGPRAAGAAHRPSHAPDAEQPRGSGGFAPPA, via the coding sequence CGGGATGCCCAGCCGCTGCCTGGCCTTGATGATCGACATACTCGCCCAGGGGGCGATCCTGCTGGGGTTCGCCTTCGTCGCCGCCAACGTCCCCGCCTTCGCCGACTCGGCGCTATCGGCCATGCTGGCGCTTCTGTTCGTCGTCTTGACGCTGGTCGGCTACCCGGTGATCTTCGAGACCCTGACCAGGGGGAAGAGCCTCGGCAAGCTGGCGCTCGGACTCCGGGTGGTGAGCGACGACGGCGGACCCGAGCGGTTCAGGCAGGCGCTCTTCCGCGCTCTCGCGAGCGTCGTGGAGATCTGGATCACCTCCGGAGCCGTCGCGTTCATCGCCTCGCTCGTGTCCGAGCGGGGCAAACGGCTCGGCGACGTGTTCGCCGGGACGCTGGTCATCTCCGATCGCGCGCCGCGCACCGGCGACACGCTGATCACGATGCCTCCGCAGCTGGCGTCCTGGGCGCGGCGGCTGGAGCTGTCCCGGCTGCCCGCCGAGGTGGCCGGCACCGCCAGGCAGTACCTCATCCGATGGCACGATCTCGCGCCCGCCGTACGGGAGGAGATGGGGGCGCGGATCGCGGCGCAGACGGCCTCGTACGTCTCACCGCCTCCGCCACCGGGCGTCCCGCCGCACGCCTACCTGTCGGCGGTGCTGGCCGAGCGGCGCAGACGGGAGGAGGAGCGGCTGGCCCGGCAGGCCGCCGACGCCCGCGGCGCGGTGCCCACGGCGGTGTCCTACGCGTCGGGTGCTCCCTACGCGCCGGGAACGCTCGGCCCGGGAGTACCGGTACCGGGCCGCTCGGCCGGTCCGCGCGCGGCGGGCGCGGCGCACCGGCCGTCCCATGCGCCGGACGCGGAGCAGCCGCGGGGCTCAGGAGGCTTCGCCCCTCCGGCCTGA